One part of the Solanum dulcamara chromosome 8, daSolDulc1.2, whole genome shotgun sequence genome encodes these proteins:
- the LOC129898596 gene encoding AP3-complex subunit beta-A isoform X1, whose translation MFTQFGATADSLSKASTLMFRIGTDAHLYDDPDDVNIAPLLDSKFDSEKCEALKRLLALIAQGCSVSNFFPQVVKNVASQSMEVKKLVYLYLLHYAEKRPNEALLSINCFQKDLGDPNPLVRAWALRTMAGIRLHVIAPLVLVAVGKCARDPSVYVRKCAANALPKLHDLRLEENISTIEELVGILLNDNSPGVVGAAAAAFASICPNNFSLIAKNYRRLCETLPDVEEWGQIFLIGILIRYIIAMHGLVKESLMVASHSPENSNSEKEGSETYFGIKDRINDIGSVVCESEIAEMVSRSYLEGPDKYLSRPCSKRASSIKDFSDFTSAKSNDDVKILLLCTLPLLWSQNSAVVLAAAGLHWIMAPKDEIKRIVKPLLFLLRSSDASKYVVLCNIQVFAKAMPTLFVSHFEDFFVSSTDPYQVKALKLDILSLIATDSSISPIFNEFQDYIKDQDRRFAADAVAAIGLCAQRLPNIASISLEGLLVLTSCEISDVDIASTDEEAVILVQAINSIKTIIKQEPSSHDKVIVHLARKLDSIRVPSARAMIIWMLGEYNSMGHIIPKVLLTVLKYLAWTFSSEALEMKLQILNAMVKILLHAEGEALSTFKTLLNYVLELAKCDLNYDIRDRGRLLQKLLSPYTGTHELEESAPDSTLHVLAGHLFGREEKPIPSEPLAYRFYLPGSLSQMVLHAAPGYEPLPQPLSLICNDTTHESNMVKGMKQPGNGATQSESYETDDADTVSGSLNEESTSGYNSQDSKTGSSGAQGSHGSGSVSDDDEHAGPLIHLSDSGNAHGNQLGPRFNQNSDSNDLGELMSIKSLESWLDDNPGSTHNSVELNNVCQSLARISIGDISSRVKPKSYTLLDPANGNGLSVEYIFSSEVSSISPLLVCIQITFTNNSVEAMSNLQLIEEDSGMRVESSDQVLTSDESSKMSVNDVPTLVPMEEIAKLERGQVMQRTLQVRFHHHLLPLKLLLWCNGNKYPVKLRPDIGYFMKPLSMEIDMFSIKESLLPGMFEYIRRCTFIDHIEELNKLESPLAKDNFLVICETLALKVLSNANLFLLSLDMPVGTNLDDASGLRLRFSGEILSSSIPCLITITLEGRCSEPLEAKVKVNCEETVFGLNFLNRVVNFLTEPARL comes from the exons TTGCCCAAGGCTGCAGCGTCTCCAATTTCTTCCCTCAG GTGGTGAAAAATGTGGCTTCGCAATCAATGGAAGTGAAGAAGCTGGTCTACTTGTACCTCCTCCATTATGCTGAAAA GCGTCCAAATGAAGCATTGCTTTCAATAAACTGTTTCCAGAAGGATTTGGGAGATCCTAATCCATTGGTAAGGGCGTGGGCACTCCGTACAATGGCAGGAATTCGCCTTCATGTGATTGCGCCCCTTGTTCTGGTAGCAGTGGGAAAATGTGCAAGAGATCCATCAGTATATGTTAGGAAGTGTGCTGCTAATGCACTCCCAAAGTTGCATGATTTGCGTTTGGAGGAGAATATTAGTACTATTGAAGAG CTTGTTGGGATTCTTCTGAATGACAACTCTCCTGGAGTAGTTGGAGCTGCTGCTGCTGCATTTGCTTCTATATGTCCTAATAATTTCTCTCTAATTGCAAAAAATTATAGAAGGCTGTGCGAGACTCTCCCTGATGTCGAAGAATGGGGTCAGATTTTTTTGATAGGGATCCTTATACGGTATATTATTGCTATGCATGGGCTTGTTAAAGAATCCTTGATGGTAGCTTCCCATTCTCCAGAGAATTCTAATTCAGAAAAGGAAGGATCTGAAACCTATTTTGGAATCAAAGATAGAATCAATGACATTGGGAGTGTAGTTTGTGAATCTGAGATAGCAGAAATGGTATCCAGGAGTTATCTTGAAGGACCAGATAAGTATTTATCCCGACCATGTTCCAAAAGAGCTTCTTCTATCAAGGACTTTTCAGACTTTACATCCGCAAAAAGTAACGATGATGTAAAGATCCTGCTACTGTGCACTTTACCTCTACTGTGGAGTCAAAATAGTGCAGTGGTACTTGCTGCTGCTGGTTTGCACTGGATTATGGCtccaaaagatgaaattaaacGAATTGTTAAGCCTTTGTTGTTTCTGTTGAGATCATCCGATGCCTCAAAATATGTG GTACTCTGCAACATTCAAGTGTTTGCTAAAGCAATGCCTACCTTGTTTGTTTCCCATTTTGAAGACTTCTTCGTGAGCTCTACTGATCCATATCAAGTGAAAGCTCTGAAGCTTGACATACTATCTTTAATTGCGACCGATTCATCAATTTCACCTATTTTTAATGAGTTTCAG GATTATATTAAAGATCAAGATAGAAGGTTTGCTGCAGATGCTGTTGCTGCTATTGGTTTATGCGCCCAACGACTTCCAAATATAGCAAGCATATCTTTGGAAGGGCTATTGGTTTTGACTTCATGTG AAATTTCAGATGTGGACATAGCATCAACGGATGAAGAAGCAGTTATTCTGGTTCAAGCAATAAATTCCATCAAAACAATCATAAAACAGGAACCCTCAAGTCATGACAAA GTAATTGTTCATTTGGCTCGTAAGTTGGATTCTATCCGAGTACCAAGTGCACGTGCAATGATTATTTGGATGTTGGGCGAGTATAATTCCATGGGACATATAATTCCAAAGGTGTTACTCACAGTTCTCAAGTATCTTGCTTGGACTTTTTCTTCTGAAGCACTTGAAATGAAGCTCCAGATTCTTAATGCCATGGTCAAG ATCTTATTACATGCAGAAGGGGAAGCACTATCAACCTTCAAGACACTCTTAAACTATGTACTTGAACTAGCTAAATGTGACTTGAACTATGATATCCGTGACCGTGGACGTCTTCTACAGAAACTCTTATCTCCCTATACTGGCACTCATGAGTTGGAAGAATCAGCTCCTGACAGCACATTGCATGTACTTGCAGGACATTTATTTGGGAGAGAAGAAAAACCCATACCTTCAGAACCATTAGCTTATCGGTTTTATCTTCCTGGATCTCTTTCACAGATGGTTCTTCATGCTGCTCCAGGATATGAACCTCTCCCACAGCCATTAAGTTTGATTTGCAATGATACTACTCATGAATCCAATATGGTAAAAGGTATGAAACAACCTGGGAATGGAGCCACTCAAAGTGAATCGTATGAAACTGATGATGCTGACACGGTATCTGGATCACTAAATGAAGAAAGCACATCTGGTTACAATTCTCAAGATTCTAAAACTGGTTCAAGTGGAGCTCAGGGTAGCCACGGGAGTGGGTCTGTGAGTGATGATGATGAGCATGCTGGTCCACTGATTCATCTTTCTGACAGTGGCAATGCTCATGGGAATCAGTTGGGGCCAAGGTTTAATCAAAATTCTGACTCCAATGATCTTGGGGAATTAATGTCTATAAAATCTCTTGAATCCTGGTTGGATGACAATCCTGGTTCTACCCACAATTCGGTAGAATTGAATAATGTCTGTCAATCATTGGCCAGAATTTCAATTGGAGATATTAGTAGCAGAGTGAAACCTAAATCTTACACTTTGTTAGATCCTGCAAATGGAAACGGCTTGAGTGTGGAATACATATTTTCATCAGAGGTGTCAAGCATATCTCCTCTGCTTGTTTGTATTCAGATTACATTCACCAACAATTCGGTGGAAGCTATGTCAAATTTACAGTTGATCGAAGAGGATTCTGGCATGAGGGTAGAATCTTCAGATCAAGTATTGACATCAGATGAGAG TTCCAAGATGTCTGTTAATGATGTGCCGACTCTAGTTCCAATGGAAGAAATTGCTAAGCTGGAGCGAGGTCAGGTTATGCAGAGAACCCTTCAGGTCCGGTTCCACCATCATCTGTTGCCCCTTAAGCTACTTTTATGGTGCAATGGCAACAAGTATCCTGTGAAGTTGAGACCTGATATTGGGTATTTTATGAAACCTCTTTCAATGGAAATTGATATGTTCTCAATCAAGGAATCTCTGCTACCTGGAATGTTTGAATATATAAGGAG GTGTACTTTCATTGACCATATTGAAGAACTTAACAAGCTTGAAAGCCCCTTAGCAAAGGACAACTTCCTTGTAATCTGTGAGACTTTGGCTTTAAAGGTGCTTAGTAATGCCAATCTTTTTCTTCTATCCTTGGACATGCCTGTTGGTACCAACCTCGATGATGCTTCAGGTTTACGGCTTAGGTTCAGTGGTGAGATATTAAGCAGCTCAATTCCATGTTTAATTACTATTACTCTTGAAGGTAGATGCTCCGAACCGCTGGAAGCTAAAGTGAAAGTAAACTGCGAAGAGACTGTTTTTGGCCTGAACTTTTTGAACAGGGTTGTGAATTTTTTGACTGAGCCTGCTCGTTTATGA
- the LOC129898596 gene encoding AP3-complex subunit beta-A isoform X2, whose translation MFTQFGATADSLSKASTLMFRIGTDAHLYDDPDDVNIAPLLDSKFDSEKCEALKRLLALIAQGCSVSNFFPQVVKNVASQSMEVKKLVYLYLLHYAEKRPNEALLSINCFQKDLGDPNPLVRAWALRTMAGIRLHVIAPLVLVAVGKCARDPSVYVRKCAANALPKLHDLRLEENISTIEEVLCNIQVFAKAMPTLFVSHFEDFFVSSTDPYQVKALKLDILSLIATDSSISPIFNEFQDYIKDQDRRFAADAVAAIGLCAQRLPNIASISLEGLLVLTSCEISDVDIASTDEEAVILVQAINSIKTIIKQEPSSHDKVIVHLARKLDSIRVPSARAMIIWMLGEYNSMGHIIPKVLLTVLKYLAWTFSSEALEMKLQILNAMVKILLHAEGEALSTFKTLLNYVLELAKCDLNYDIRDRGRLLQKLLSPYTGTHELEESAPDSTLHVLAGHLFGREEKPIPSEPLAYRFYLPGSLSQMVLHAAPGYEPLPQPLSLICNDTTHESNMVKGMKQPGNGATQSESYETDDADTVSGSLNEESTSGYNSQDSKTGSSGAQGSHGSGSVSDDDEHAGPLIHLSDSGNAHGNQLGPRFNQNSDSNDLGELMSIKSLESWLDDNPGSTHNSVELNNVCQSLARISIGDISSRVKPKSYTLLDPANGNGLSVEYIFSSEVSSISPLLVCIQITFTNNSVEAMSNLQLIEEDSGMRVESSDQVLTSDESSKMSVNDVPTLVPMEEIAKLERGQVMQRTLQVRFHHHLLPLKLLLWCNGNKYPVKLRPDIGYFMKPLSMEIDMFSIKESLLPGMFEYIRRCTFIDHIEELNKLESPLAKDNFLVICETLALKVLSNANLFLLSLDMPVGTNLDDASGLRLRFSGEILSSSIPCLITITLEGRCSEPLEAKVKVNCEETVFGLNFLNRVVNFLTEPARL comes from the exons TTGCCCAAGGCTGCAGCGTCTCCAATTTCTTCCCTCAG GTGGTGAAAAATGTGGCTTCGCAATCAATGGAAGTGAAGAAGCTGGTCTACTTGTACCTCCTCCATTATGCTGAAAA GCGTCCAAATGAAGCATTGCTTTCAATAAACTGTTTCCAGAAGGATTTGGGAGATCCTAATCCATTGGTAAGGGCGTGGGCACTCCGTACAATGGCAGGAATTCGCCTTCATGTGATTGCGCCCCTTGTTCTGGTAGCAGTGGGAAAATGTGCAAGAGATCCATCAGTATATGTTAGGAAGTGTGCTGCTAATGCACTCCCAAAGTTGCATGATTTGCGTTTGGAGGAGAATATTAGTACTATTGAAGAG GTACTCTGCAACATTCAAGTGTTTGCTAAAGCAATGCCTACCTTGTTTGTTTCCCATTTTGAAGACTTCTTCGTGAGCTCTACTGATCCATATCAAGTGAAAGCTCTGAAGCTTGACATACTATCTTTAATTGCGACCGATTCATCAATTTCACCTATTTTTAATGAGTTTCAG GATTATATTAAAGATCAAGATAGAAGGTTTGCTGCAGATGCTGTTGCTGCTATTGGTTTATGCGCCCAACGACTTCCAAATATAGCAAGCATATCTTTGGAAGGGCTATTGGTTTTGACTTCATGTG AAATTTCAGATGTGGACATAGCATCAACGGATGAAGAAGCAGTTATTCTGGTTCAAGCAATAAATTCCATCAAAACAATCATAAAACAGGAACCCTCAAGTCATGACAAA GTAATTGTTCATTTGGCTCGTAAGTTGGATTCTATCCGAGTACCAAGTGCACGTGCAATGATTATTTGGATGTTGGGCGAGTATAATTCCATGGGACATATAATTCCAAAGGTGTTACTCACAGTTCTCAAGTATCTTGCTTGGACTTTTTCTTCTGAAGCACTTGAAATGAAGCTCCAGATTCTTAATGCCATGGTCAAG ATCTTATTACATGCAGAAGGGGAAGCACTATCAACCTTCAAGACACTCTTAAACTATGTACTTGAACTAGCTAAATGTGACTTGAACTATGATATCCGTGACCGTGGACGTCTTCTACAGAAACTCTTATCTCCCTATACTGGCACTCATGAGTTGGAAGAATCAGCTCCTGACAGCACATTGCATGTACTTGCAGGACATTTATTTGGGAGAGAAGAAAAACCCATACCTTCAGAACCATTAGCTTATCGGTTTTATCTTCCTGGATCTCTTTCACAGATGGTTCTTCATGCTGCTCCAGGATATGAACCTCTCCCACAGCCATTAAGTTTGATTTGCAATGATACTACTCATGAATCCAATATGGTAAAAGGTATGAAACAACCTGGGAATGGAGCCACTCAAAGTGAATCGTATGAAACTGATGATGCTGACACGGTATCTGGATCACTAAATGAAGAAAGCACATCTGGTTACAATTCTCAAGATTCTAAAACTGGTTCAAGTGGAGCTCAGGGTAGCCACGGGAGTGGGTCTGTGAGTGATGATGATGAGCATGCTGGTCCACTGATTCATCTTTCTGACAGTGGCAATGCTCATGGGAATCAGTTGGGGCCAAGGTTTAATCAAAATTCTGACTCCAATGATCTTGGGGAATTAATGTCTATAAAATCTCTTGAATCCTGGTTGGATGACAATCCTGGTTCTACCCACAATTCGGTAGAATTGAATAATGTCTGTCAATCATTGGCCAGAATTTCAATTGGAGATATTAGTAGCAGAGTGAAACCTAAATCTTACACTTTGTTAGATCCTGCAAATGGAAACGGCTTGAGTGTGGAATACATATTTTCATCAGAGGTGTCAAGCATATCTCCTCTGCTTGTTTGTATTCAGATTACATTCACCAACAATTCGGTGGAAGCTATGTCAAATTTACAGTTGATCGAAGAGGATTCTGGCATGAGGGTAGAATCTTCAGATCAAGTATTGACATCAGATGAGAG TTCCAAGATGTCTGTTAATGATGTGCCGACTCTAGTTCCAATGGAAGAAATTGCTAAGCTGGAGCGAGGTCAGGTTATGCAGAGAACCCTTCAGGTCCGGTTCCACCATCATCTGTTGCCCCTTAAGCTACTTTTATGGTGCAATGGCAACAAGTATCCTGTGAAGTTGAGACCTGATATTGGGTATTTTATGAAACCTCTTTCAATGGAAATTGATATGTTCTCAATCAAGGAATCTCTGCTACCTGGAATGTTTGAATATATAAGGAG GTGTACTTTCATTGACCATATTGAAGAACTTAACAAGCTTGAAAGCCCCTTAGCAAAGGACAACTTCCTTGTAATCTGTGAGACTTTGGCTTTAAAGGTGCTTAGTAATGCCAATCTTTTTCTTCTATCCTTGGACATGCCTGTTGGTACCAACCTCGATGATGCTTCAGGTTTACGGCTTAGGTTCAGTGGTGAGATATTAAGCAGCTCAATTCCATGTTTAATTACTATTACTCTTGAAGGTAGATGCTCCGAACCGCTGGAAGCTAAAGTGAAAGTAAACTGCGAAGAGACTGTTTTTGGCCTGAACTTTTTGAACAGGGTTGTGAATTTTTTGACTGAGCCTGCTCGTTTATGA